Proteins encoded in a region of the Synechococcus sp. BIOS-U3-1 genome:
- the sfsA gene encoding DNA/RNA nuclease SfsA: MTGTPLLEFEPLTEGVLIKRYKRFLADVQLQDGSVVTAHCANTGPMTGVLHPGGRVRLRYAPSPKRKLAWTWEQAEVPGTNEDSCWVGINTALPNRLIRAAIEAGCLQQALGPIGGIKAEVPYGENRRSRIDLLLTPDEGAPDPRPIYLEVKNTTWCEGPLALFPDTVTERGQKHLQELMGVLPDARGVLVPCLSRPDVTCFAPGDSADPRYGELFRQAMNAGVEVLPCAFSFEADRIFWKGQKPVLPEQSAIL, translated from the coding sequence ATGACCGGCACCCCTCTACTTGAGTTCGAACCCCTAACCGAGGGTGTCCTGATCAAGCGCTACAAGCGCTTTCTCGCCGATGTGCAACTCCAGGACGGCTCCGTTGTAACCGCCCACTGCGCCAACACCGGACCAATGACCGGCGTGCTCCACCCGGGGGGCCGGGTGCGATTGCGCTACGCCCCTTCGCCAAAGCGGAAATTGGCCTGGACCTGGGAACAGGCAGAAGTGCCAGGAACGAACGAAGACTCTTGCTGGGTAGGAATCAATACAGCCTTGCCCAATCGCCTGATCAGAGCGGCCATCGAGGCTGGCTGCCTCCAACAAGCCCTGGGGCCGATCGGTGGAATCAAAGCAGAGGTGCCCTATGGAGAGAACCGCCGCAGCCGAATCGATCTACTGCTCACGCCGGATGAAGGAGCCCCTGATCCACGCCCGATCTACCTGGAGGTGAAAAACACCACCTGGTGCGAAGGGCCATTAGCTCTATTCCCCGACACGGTGACCGAACGGGGACAGAAACACCTTCAGGAGCTCATGGGTGTGCTGCCTGATGCACGTGGGGTATTGGTGCCGTGTCTGAGCCGCCCCGATGTGACCTGCTTCGCTCCTGGAGACAGTGCTGATCCACGCTACGGAGAGCTATTCCGGCAGGCCATGAATGCGGGCGTTGAGGTCCTTCCATGTGCATTCAGCTTCGAAGCAGACCGAATCTTTTGGAAGGGCCAAAAGCCTGTTCTGCCGGAGCAATCAGCGATTTTGTAA
- the murJ gene encoding murein biosynthesis integral membrane protein MurJ — MGRSLKRIALVVTYGTLLSKAGGLIRQLVIAAAFGVGAAYDAYNYAYILPGFLLILLGGINGPFHSAMVSVLSRRPREEGAHILATLNTTVSALLLVVTVVLVLAADPLITLVGPGLTPELHGIAVAQLQVMAPMALLAGLIGLGFGSLNAADEFWIPAISPLMSSVALVLGVGLLWWQLGSEIGLPMNALWGGVVLALSTLVGALLQWLLQLPALARQGMASLRLSWDWGHPGVREVWRVMGPATLSSGMLQINVFTDMFFASGILGAAAGLSYSNLLVQTPLGLISNALLVPLLPTFSRLTAPEDRLPLIARIRQGLMLSTASMLPLGALFLALATPIVALVYERGAFDEQAVQLVTGLLMAYGIGMPAYLGRDVLVRVFYALGDGTTPFRLSMAGIGLNVLFDWALVGGPSPWGPQFPINLGAPGLVLATVLINLLTCLALLLALQKRLGGLPLRDWGFDSLKLTLAAAAAGVAAWALSFGITWPENFMGRLFQVGLSGALGLMLFVLCAQALAVPEVSEINRGIVSRFRRR, encoded by the coding sequence ATGGGGAGATCTCTCAAGCGCATCGCTCTGGTGGTCACCTATGGCACTTTGCTCAGCAAGGCTGGAGGCCTGATCCGTCAGCTGGTGATTGCGGCGGCGTTCGGAGTCGGTGCGGCTTATGACGCCTACAACTACGCCTACATCCTTCCCGGTTTCCTGTTAATTCTTCTGGGAGGGATCAACGGCCCGTTTCACAGCGCCATGGTCAGTGTGCTCAGCCGCCGGCCCCGTGAGGAAGGTGCCCATATCCTGGCCACCCTCAACACCACCGTGAGTGCTTTGCTGCTCGTGGTCACCGTGGTGTTGGTGCTTGCTGCCGACCCCTTGATCACCCTCGTTGGGCCGGGGCTAACTCCAGAGCTGCATGGCATCGCCGTTGCGCAGCTTCAGGTGATGGCTCCCATGGCATTGCTGGCAGGTCTGATCGGACTTGGCTTCGGATCGCTGAATGCCGCTGATGAGTTCTGGATTCCTGCTATCTCACCGCTGATGTCGAGCGTGGCTCTCGTCCTGGGAGTGGGTTTGTTGTGGTGGCAGCTCGGTTCTGAGATCGGCCTTCCCATGAACGCTCTTTGGGGGGGTGTGGTCCTGGCGCTCTCCACGCTTGTCGGGGCTCTGCTGCAGTGGCTGCTGCAGCTACCTGCATTGGCCCGCCAGGGGATGGCGAGCCTGCGTCTGTCATGGGACTGGGGTCATCCTGGAGTGCGCGAGGTCTGGCGTGTGATGGGTCCCGCAACCCTGTCTTCGGGAATGCTGCAGATCAACGTGTTCACCGACATGTTTTTTGCCTCAGGAATCCTTGGTGCTGCGGCAGGCCTGAGCTACTCGAATCTGTTGGTGCAGACCCCATTGGGCTTGATTTCCAATGCTCTGCTGGTGCCTTTGTTGCCGACGTTCTCCCGACTCACGGCCCCTGAAGACCGGTTGCCTTTGATCGCCAGGATCAGGCAGGGACTGATGCTGTCGACCGCTTCGATGCTGCCGCTTGGAGCTTTGTTCCTGGCGTTGGCGACGCCCATCGTCGCCCTCGTCTACGAACGCGGAGCATTTGATGAACAAGCGGTCCAACTGGTCACGGGTCTGCTGATGGCTTATGGGATTGGCATGCCGGCCTATCTCGGCCGGGATGTACTCGTGCGTGTTTTTTATGCCCTTGGCGATGGAACAACTCCTTTTCGCCTCTCCATGGCGGGGATCGGCCTGAATGTGCTTTTCGACTGGGCACTGGTAGGTGGCCCTTCCCCCTGGGGGCCTCAGTTCCCGATCAATCTCGGTGCACCTGGATTGGTGTTGGCGACCGTTCTGATCAATTTGCTGACTTGCCTTGCACTGCTTTTGGCTCTGCAGAAGCGGCTGGGTGGATTGCCGCTGCGTGACTGGGGTTTCGATTCACTCAAGCTCACCCTTGCGGCAGCGGCTGCTGGAGTGGCGGCCTGGGCGCTCAGTTTTGGCATCACCTGGCCTGAGAACTTCATGGGGCGCCTGTTCCAGGTTGGCCTTTCCGGTGCCTTGGGATTGATGCTGTTTGTGCTTTGCGCTCAGGCCCTGGCTGTACCGGAGGTGAGCGAGATCAACCGTGGGATTGTCAGTCGCTTCCGGCGTCGTTGA
- a CDS encoding cytochrome-c oxidase gives MLIIEVTNARDVVRQRIGRLGERLIGKVVDPEAQVEKALIQEIDTAFREFGIEARILSVQGPQLVGRQHIELPIQVREEREVRLNDAGSD, from the coding sequence GTGCTCATCATCGAGGTCACCAATGCCCGCGACGTGGTGCGTCAGCGCATCGGCCGCCTGGGTGAGCGACTGATCGGCAAGGTCGTCGATCCCGAAGCACAGGTGGAGAAAGCCCTGATTCAAGAAATCGATACTGCTTTCCGGGAATTCGGAATCGAAGCCAGAATCTTGTCCGTGCAAGGCCCTCAGTTAGTAGGGCGCCAGCACATTGAGCTCCCCATACAAGTGAGGGAAGAGCGAGAGGTACGGCTCAACGACGCCGGAAGCGACTGA
- a CDS encoding DUF3181 family protein — protein sequence MTLDAADLKDLTAALSERLYLQIAGWHLYLGDAGLAETLAIECSALLDQGPAVCARRALEAVQVPIGAGSSRLPLGRLLPSSQLSELEQILEDHCR from the coding sequence ATGACCCTTGATGCTGCTGACCTAAAAGATCTCACTGCAGCCCTGAGTGAACGGCTTTACCTCCAGATCGCTGGCTGGCATCTCTACCTTGGAGATGCAGGATTGGCTGAGACTCTGGCCATTGAATGCAGTGCTCTGCTGGACCAGGGTCCAGCCGTCTGTGCGCGACGAGCACTGGAAGCAGTTCAAGTTCCCATCGGTGCTGGAAGTAGCCGGCTGCCGCTTGGCCGCTTACTGCCATCCTCTCAACTTTCCGAGCTGGAGCAGATTCTCGAGGACCACTGCCGATAA
- the glyA gene encoding serine hydroxymethyltransferase has product MADFASTPINASLASSDPAIAGLIDQEQKRQETHLELIASENFASRAVMDAQGSVLTNKYAEGLPSKRYYGGCEHVDAIEELAIERAKQLFGAAWANVQPHSGAQANFAVFLALLQPGDTIMGLDLSHGGHLTHGSPVNVSGKWFNVVQYGVDKQTQRLDMEAIRALALEHKPKLIVCGYSAYPRIIDFAAFRAIADEVGAYLLADMAHIAGLVAADVHPNPVPHCDVVTTTTHKTLRGPRGGLILCRDAEFAKKFDKAVFPGSQGGPLEHVIAAKAVAFGEALLPSFKTYSQQVVANASALAERLIERGIDVVSGGTENHVVLLDLRGIGMTGKVADLLVSDVHITANKNTVPFDPESPFVTSGLRLGTAALTTRGFDAAAFREVADVIADRLLNPEDDAIQASCLERVASLCSRFPLYATAAEPALA; this is encoded by the coding sequence ATGGCGGATTTCGCTTCGACCCCGATCAATGCATCTCTGGCATCGTCCGACCCGGCCATTGCCGGCCTGATTGATCAGGAACAGAAGCGTCAGGAGACTCATCTGGAGCTGATTGCCTCCGAGAACTTCGCATCAAGAGCGGTAATGGACGCTCAAGGTTCCGTGCTGACTAACAAGTACGCGGAAGGGTTGCCGAGCAAGCGCTACTACGGCGGTTGTGAGCATGTCGATGCAATCGAAGAGCTGGCGATCGAGCGCGCCAAGCAATTGTTTGGCGCAGCCTGGGCCAATGTTCAGCCTCACAGCGGCGCTCAGGCGAACTTTGCCGTGTTCCTGGCGCTGCTTCAGCCCGGAGACACGATCATGGGTCTTGACCTCTCCCATGGAGGCCATCTCACCCACGGTTCTCCGGTCAACGTCAGTGGGAAGTGGTTCAACGTCGTTCAGTACGGCGTCGACAAGCAAACCCAGCGCCTTGATATGGAGGCGATCCGTGCATTGGCTCTCGAGCACAAGCCGAAACTGATTGTCTGCGGGTACTCCGCCTATCCCCGCATTATTGATTTCGCAGCGTTCCGCGCGATCGCCGATGAGGTAGGCGCCTATTTGCTTGCAGACATGGCCCATATCGCCGGACTTGTGGCAGCGGATGTTCATCCAAACCCCGTTCCTCACTGCGATGTCGTAACGACCACCACACACAAAACACTGCGTGGCCCCCGCGGTGGCCTGATCCTCTGCCGTGATGCTGAGTTCGCCAAAAAATTTGATAAAGCCGTGTTCCCTGGCAGTCAAGGCGGCCCCCTTGAGCATGTCATCGCTGCGAAGGCAGTCGCCTTCGGAGAGGCGTTGCTGCCCTCGTTCAAGACTTACAGCCAGCAGGTGGTGGCCAATGCCTCCGCACTGGCGGAGCGCTTGATCGAGCGGGGGATTGATGTGGTGAGCGGTGGTACCGAGAACCATGTGGTTCTGCTCGATCTGAGGGGAATCGGGATGACCGGAAAGGTCGCAGATCTGCTCGTGAGTGATGTTCACATCACAGCAAACAAGAACACTGTTCCCTTTGATCCTGAATCCCCCTTCGTGACCAGCGGCCTGCGTCTGGGTACTGCTGCCCTCACAACAAGGGGCTTTGATGCCGCAGCCTTCCGTGAAGTGGCGGATGTGATCGCGGACCGATTGCTCAATCCTGAGGACGACGCCATTCAGGCCAGTTGTCTCGAGAGGGTGGCCAGCCTGTGCAGCCGTTTCCCCCTCTACGCCACTGCTGCGGAGCCGGCGCTTGCCTGA
- a CDS encoding MraY family glycosyltransferase — MTLAGTPLAVAVGIFVTSTLITTAIAPWVMQLGLRHGFTDAPDARKQHSVPMVRLGGIAMVLGFCLALGLTWLLGGFGMLTPARDQLIWTTLAGSLCFFVIGLADDLLSLSPWPRLAGQVAVAVVVWSQGVQIGAIDLPWLSSSAEAVILPDVISLLATVIWLVGITNAINWLDGLDGLAAGVAGIAAIGLVSVSFSLHQVAAAFLAASLAGCCLGFLRHNFNPARIFMGDGGSYFLGFSLAAISIVGPAKGLTTVSLLLPLLILSLPLADMSAVIMGRLRSGRSPFYPDRRHLHHRLLRAGFSHRRTVLLIYVFTQWLASIAMVVANVEMRFLWLALATAILVGTVMVMQRHRHSDIVIDAPEQESQQECAQSCCSDSRG, encoded by the coding sequence TTGACTCTCGCGGGTACTCCCCTCGCAGTTGCTGTCGGGATCTTCGTCACGTCGACGTTGATCACTACAGCGATCGCTCCGTGGGTGATGCAGCTCGGACTCAGACACGGCTTTACTGACGCCCCAGACGCACGGAAGCAGCACAGCGTCCCGATGGTGCGTCTCGGCGGCATTGCAATGGTGCTGGGGTTTTGTTTGGCGCTTGGCCTCACCTGGTTGTTAGGGGGGTTCGGGATGTTGACCCCAGCGCGAGATCAGCTGATTTGGACAACTCTGGCTGGATCACTTTGCTTTTTTGTGATCGGCCTGGCAGATGACCTTCTTTCTCTCTCCCCGTGGCCGAGATTGGCTGGCCAGGTGGCTGTGGCTGTTGTGGTCTGGTCACAGGGGGTTCAGATCGGTGCGATTGATCTTCCCTGGCTCTCCAGCAGCGCCGAAGCAGTGATCCTTCCGGATGTGATCAGTCTGCTCGCCACGGTGATCTGGCTTGTCGGAATCACCAATGCGATCAATTGGTTGGATGGTCTCGATGGGCTGGCTGCCGGCGTTGCCGGTATCGCTGCGATCGGTCTGGTGTCAGTGAGTTTTTCTCTGCATCAGGTGGCAGCTGCTTTCTTGGCAGCATCCCTGGCTGGCTGCTGTCTCGGATTCCTTCGACATAATTTCAATCCCGCCCGCATTTTCATGGGTGATGGTGGTTCCTATTTCTTGGGTTTCAGTCTCGCGGCGATCAGCATCGTTGGGCCTGCCAAGGGACTCACCACAGTCAGCCTTCTTTTGCCGCTGTTGATCCTTTCCCTGCCTCTGGCAGATATGTCAGCAGTGATCATGGGGCGTTTGCGCTCTGGCCGTTCGCCCTTTTATCCCGATCGTCGTCATCTCCACCACCGTTTACTGCGTGCAGGCTTCAGTCATCGCAGAACGGTCCTGCTGATTTACGTGTTCACGCAGTGGTTGGCGTCAATTGCCATGGTGGTTGCCAATGTGGAGATGCGTTTCCTCTGGCTCGCGTTGGCTACAGCGATCCTCGTTGGAACCGTCATGGTGATGCAGCGTCATCGCCACAGTGACATTGTGATTGATGCGCCCGAGCAAGAATCTCAGCAAGAGTGCGCTCAGTCGTGCTGTTCGGATTCCCGTGGCTGA
- a CDS encoding competence/damage-inducible protein A has product MRPSKNLSKSALSRAVRIPVAEASPSSGVEILCVGTELLLGNIVNGNARWLAEQLAALGLPHFRQTVVGDNRERLIAEVQAISRRSRVLITTGGLGPTPDDLTTEAIAAAFSTPLEERPEVWDDITAKAHSRGREPGAETRRQALLPLGAGLLPNATGTAPGMIWSPIEGFTVLTFPGVPSEMRAMWQSTAVPWFQQSGLSKGVFSSRLMRFWGIGESNLAEQLHDLLDQSNPTVAPYAGRGEVKLRITAHAPAEVEALRLLDATEAELRQRTGTLCFGCDAQSLACVVLEQLRQRKQTLSVAESCTGGGLGAELTAMPGSSDVLLGGVIAYSNAVKQHLLGVSADLLEEFGAVSDPAAQAMAEGARRITGSDWSMAVTGIAGPAGGSAEKPVGLVYIAVAGPDGCFSQPIRLGESRGRDWVRTVSVGEALNRLRLRLIETM; this is encoded by the coding sequence ATGCGCCCGAGCAAGAATCTCAGCAAGAGTGCGCTCAGTCGTGCTGTTCGGATTCCCGTGGCTGAAGCTTCCCCATCCTCTGGGGTTGAGATTCTTTGCGTCGGCACCGAGCTGTTGCTCGGCAACATTGTCAACGGCAATGCACGTTGGCTTGCAGAGCAATTGGCCGCTCTTGGACTACCTCATTTCCGTCAGACCGTAGTTGGGGACAACCGTGAACGCTTAATTGCTGAGGTGCAGGCCATCTCTCGTCGTTCACGGGTGCTGATTACCACCGGTGGCCTGGGTCCGACTCCCGACGACCTCACCACCGAAGCGATTGCAGCTGCGTTCTCCACACCATTGGAGGAGCGCCCTGAGGTCTGGGACGACATCACTGCCAAAGCCCATAGTCGTGGCCGGGAGCCTGGAGCCGAGACGCGCCGGCAGGCTTTATTACCCCTTGGTGCAGGCTTGCTGCCCAATGCCACCGGAACGGCCCCAGGAATGATCTGGTCCCCGATTGAGGGATTCACTGTGCTCACTTTCCCAGGAGTGCCCAGCGAGATGCGAGCAATGTGGCAGTCCACTGCAGTGCCTTGGTTTCAACAATCTGGGCTTTCCAAAGGAGTGTTCAGCAGTCGATTGATGCGTTTCTGGGGTATTGGAGAGTCCAACCTTGCTGAACAGCTCCATGACCTGCTTGATCAGAGCAATCCAACGGTGGCGCCTTATGCCGGTCGTGGTGAGGTCAAGCTGCGCATCACGGCCCATGCCCCAGCCGAAGTTGAGGCTCTGCGTCTGCTGGATGCCACAGAGGCTGAGTTGCGTCAGCGCACCGGCACGCTCTGTTTTGGCTGTGATGCTCAGTCGCTGGCTTGTGTGGTTCTCGAACAGCTTCGCCAGCGGAAGCAAACTCTCTCGGTCGCGGAATCCTGCACCGGCGGTGGGTTGGGGGCTGAACTCACGGCGATGCCAGGATCATCTGATGTGCTGCTGGGTGGAGTGATCGCCTACTCAAATGCCGTCAAACAGCATTTGCTCGGTGTTTCAGCGGATCTCCTTGAGGAGTTCGGTGCGGTCAGTGATCCTGCGGCTCAAGCCATGGCTGAGGGCGCTCGACGCATCACGGGCAGCGACTGGTCGATGGCGGTGACGGGTATTGCCGGCCCTGCTGGTGGTTCAGCGGAGAAGCCGGTTGGATTGGTCTACATCGCCGTTGCCGGCCCCGATGGTTGCTTCAGCCAGCCCATCCGTCTTGGTGAAAGTCGCGGACGCGACTGGGTCCGTACCGTGAGCGTGGGAGAGGCATTGAATCGATTGCGATTGCGTCTGATAGAGACGATGTGA
- the leuC gene encoding 3-isopropylmalate dehydratase large subunit, which produces MSSGTLYDKVWDLHCVADLPGGATQLFIGLHLIHEVTSPQAFAALDDKGLPVRCPERTVATVDHIVPTISQERPFSDPLAEQMLSTLERNCARHGITLNGLGSGRQGIVHVIAPELGLTQPGMTVACGDSHTSTHGAFGAIAFGIGTSQVRDVLASQSLAMSKLKVRRIWVENRLTDGVFAKDLILHVIRTLGVKAGVGFAYEFAGPAIEVLSMEERMTLCNMAIEGGARCGYVNPDQITFDYLKGRAEAPAAEIWDRAVAWWSSLASNDDASFDDEIRFDAAAIAPTVTWGITPGQGIGVDERVPISDQLDPADRPIAEEAYRYMHLAPGQPIEGVPVDVCFIGSCTNGRLSDLQAAAAVARGRHVAEGIKAFVVPGSEQVARAAIKEGLDQVFREAGFEWREPGCSMCLAMNPDRLEGSQISASSSNRNFKGRQGSASGRTLLMSPAMVAAAAIAGRVSDVRQLS; this is translated from the coding sequence ATGAGCAGCGGAACCCTCTACGACAAGGTCTGGGATCTGCACTGCGTCGCAGATCTTCCTGGAGGTGCCACTCAGCTGTTCATCGGTCTGCATCTCATTCACGAGGTCACCAGTCCACAGGCCTTTGCCGCTTTGGACGACAAGGGCCTTCCAGTGCGCTGCCCCGAGCGCACAGTTGCCACGGTGGATCACATCGTTCCCACCATTAGCCAGGAGCGACCGTTCTCTGATCCCCTGGCCGAGCAAATGCTCAGCACTCTCGAGCGCAATTGCGCTCGTCATGGCATCACCCTGAACGGACTGGGGAGCGGCCGTCAGGGAATCGTGCATGTGATTGCACCTGAACTTGGCCTCACCCAGCCGGGAATGACGGTTGCCTGCGGTGATTCCCATACCTCCACTCATGGAGCCTTCGGGGCGATTGCCTTCGGTATCGGTACGAGCCAGGTGCGCGACGTGCTCGCCAGTCAGAGCCTTGCCATGAGCAAGCTCAAAGTACGCCGCATCTGGGTGGAGAACCGACTCACTGATGGGGTCTTCGCCAAGGATCTGATTCTCCATGTGATTCGGACTCTCGGCGTGAAGGCCGGAGTTGGCTTCGCCTATGAATTTGCAGGGCCTGCGATTGAGGTTCTCTCAATGGAGGAGCGGATGACCCTTTGCAACATGGCGATTGAGGGAGGTGCACGCTGTGGGTATGTCAATCCTGATCAGATCACCTTTGATTATTTGAAGGGTCGCGCCGAGGCTCCAGCTGCGGAGATCTGGGACCGTGCTGTTGCCTGGTGGAGTTCACTCGCCTCGAATGACGATGCGAGTTTCGATGATGAAATTCGCTTCGATGCTGCTGCCATCGCTCCCACGGTCACCTGGGGCATCACGCCTGGACAGGGCATCGGGGTCGATGAACGCGTACCGATTTCAGACCAACTTGATCCGGCTGACCGCCCGATTGCCGAAGAGGCTTATCGCTACATGCATCTTGCTCCCGGCCAGCCCATCGAAGGCGTGCCTGTGGATGTCTGTTTCATTGGCAGTTGCACGAATGGTCGTCTCAGTGATCTTCAGGCCGCGGCTGCTGTGGCTCGCGGTCGGCACGTTGCCGAAGGCATCAAGGCTTTTGTGGTGCCTGGTTCGGAACAGGTAGCTCGCGCCGCGATCAAGGAAGGACTTGATCAGGTGTTTCGTGAGGCAGGTTTCGAATGGCGTGAGCCTGGCTGTTCGATGTGTCTGGCCATGAACCCTGACCGTCTCGAAGGCAGCCAGATCAGTGCGAGTTCAAGCAACCGTAATTTCAAGGGTCGTCAGGGTTCCGCCAGTGGCCGAACCCTTTTGATGAGTCCGGCGATGGTGGCTGCAGCTGCCATCGCTGGACGGGTGAGCGATGTGCGTCAGCTGAGCTGA
- a CDS encoding 3-isopropylmalate dehydratase small subunit, with amino-acid sequence MTETTAFPQGPIGRVSGRGLVLRGDDIDTDRIIPARFLKCVSFEALGEQAFADDRKELAGAHPFDQPEHQGASILVVNDNFGCGSSREHAPQALMRWGIRAVLGVSYAEIFQGNCLALGIPCATATADQICALQDAVEADATTEWTLDLQALNFSDGSMSQTISLASGSLDMLRTGQWDATGQLVARDAELTRTMKALPYLNGF; translated from the coding sequence ATGACTGAGACCACCGCCTTCCCTCAGGGCCCGATCGGCCGTGTTTCTGGCCGTGGACTTGTACTGCGGGGTGATGACATCGATACAGACCGGATTATTCCAGCTCGTTTTCTCAAGTGTGTGAGCTTTGAAGCTCTGGGAGAACAGGCCTTTGCTGATGATCGAAAGGAACTGGCCGGAGCACACCCGTTTGACCAGCCGGAGCATCAGGGAGCATCGATCCTGGTCGTGAATGACAATTTCGGCTGTGGTTCAAGTCGTGAACATGCGCCGCAGGCACTGATGCGCTGGGGGATCCGTGCTGTTCTGGGCGTGAGTTATGCCGAGATCTTTCAAGGCAATTGCCTCGCGCTGGGAATTCCCTGTGCCACAGCCACGGCTGATCAGATCTGCGCTCTTCAGGATGCGGTTGAGGCTGATGCCACAACTGAATGGACGCTTGATCTTCAGGCGCTCAACTTCAGTGATGGATCAATGTCTCAGACCATTTCCCTGGCTTCAGGCTCTCTGGACATGCTCCGCACTGGCCAGTGGGATGCCACTGGCCAGCTCGTGGCGAGAGATGCGGAGCTCACCCGCACGATGAAGGCACTCCCCTATTTGAATGGTTTCTGA
- a CDS encoding pentapeptide repeat-containing protein: MNQFRPVQLAAVLLVSALIPVTAKAEPIQSLLVQPYGSAKERLLISGACSGCDLRSARLQGAHLIGVDLRDADLRDADLRETNLEGADLSGARLDGADLQGAQLSNADLSRTDLRRADLRGAVVINAYAPDVRTDGMRFAGADLTGSHLIYGGGPN; encoded by the coding sequence ATGAATCAGTTTCGACCTGTTCAGCTTGCTGCTGTCCTTCTGGTCAGCGCATTGATTCCTGTGACTGCCAAGGCTGAGCCGATTCAGTCATTGCTCGTTCAGCCATACGGATCGGCCAAGGAGCGATTGTTGATCAGCGGTGCCTGTTCTGGTTGTGATCTGCGCTCGGCTCGTTTGCAAGGCGCCCATCTGATCGGCGTGGATCTTCGCGATGCCGACCTCCGCGATGCTGATCTACGCGAAACCAACCTGGAGGGGGCTGATCTCAGTGGCGCCCGTCTTGATGGAGCTGATCTGCAGGGAGCGCAACTCAGCAATGCTGATCTCTCTAGAACCGATCTGCGTCGTGCTGATCTCCGTGGAGCTGTGGTGATCAATGCCTATGCACCGGATGTACGCACAGATGGCATGCGTTTTGCAGGTGCGGATCTCACCGGCAGCCATCTGATTTACGGGGGTGGACCCAACTAA